The sequence CCTATGGGTTGAGAATGGGATATTAATCAAGTTCATGTGTGTGAAGGCAGGTGAGCGAAAACATTTGGTAATGATGTGTATTTTAAACTGTACCCCTAACAGTTATGAACGTGGGACTAAGGGAAAAGTCTTGATCTAGGAGTAGGggtagaggtcccagtatgaAATTGGGTTAAGCTTTAATGTCTACTGTTCCCAAATGGTATGAAAAAGGTAAGCTAAAGAAAAGTCTGATGTATTCATGAAAGGATTTATTCtgtatcattttaaaaacagtggAGTCAAGGGAAGACACtgaaattatttccttcattctTGTGATTGTGACATAAAGGTTCAAGCAAGCGAACAAATAACtaggttttaagtttttttataGCATGTTCCCAGTAGCATTTCCTCTTGCAGTCCTGGGGGTTTTCTGAGTGTGTACCTGAGGGAATGCTGCTGTGTTTACCAGAACTTTTAATGCTGTGAAAAATCTAAGTTTTATCATTAGACATCCTCCTAATCAACAACAAGGCGACTGGTATTGCATTTAGTGAAGGACAGATGTCTGGATGCAGCTGAGTAGAGACATCCTTCAGTTCAACCTGATCAAACTGTCAGCTCTCTACAGCTCGACTAGATCTGTGTGTGCTACAAACAGCTGTTTGCCAGCAGTGTGACTCTCCCCTCGATTCGTGCACAGTAGCACGctggaaagcagaaaagcaaTATAAGGTTGTGAAGTGTCGACAAACAGATGCAGCGTGGTTTAAGGTTCTCTTACCTAAGCTTAGGTGTTTTAAGATGACAAATCACATAATCTTCCTGTCCCCTTaacatgcttttttattttaattccttTCTGTGTCACCAGTCAGAACCTCTGCACACACATTCGCCAGTAGTATGTATTTGAACTTTTGTGTGAAGGTGTGTGCGTGTTTTGCTTAGTCTGACAGGTATAATGTTATAGGAAGAAAATCTGCACATGCACTGCCACCCCCAcgcactaacacacacacatgcagacaaTGGTTCTTGCTTCCTTAGTGTCCTTGCCTGTTCAACCCATGCTGACAGTGAGCAACCTCACACATGGTCTGAGCTTCATGCATATGCAAAAGGGCACAGAGAGGTGAAAGAAGAATGACAATAACTACCTGCAtgtatgtgtgggtgtgttCCACACAGATGCATGTTCATATCATAGCCAATGGTGTGATGGGATGTACTGTTCTTATGTTGTTTATTGtcttggtctgggactaattcATCCTTCCTCCCCTGTCTTCAGTTAATCCCTCAGTTTTTCTTCTTGACCCTGGGGATCTCTGGGGCAACGCTCTACCTGATCCGACTGGCAAGAGGGCCCCATGTCACGTAAGACTGTCTGGTGaagtaattttgtttctgctgctgtttttctgaACAGGATCTGTCCATATGAAATGTTTGTGTTCCTGCAGCTTGATTTCAAACAAAGGCTGGCGGAAGCGTTTTATGTGTTTAAGAGTTTAAGAACTGATAGCTgagtttcttttacattttgtcacattataaccacaaacttcaaggcACTTTAAGGGGATTTTTATgcggtagaccaacacaatgtagtgcataattgaGAGCTGAAAGGTGAATTATAGATGGTTTACAAAGATTCCccaaaaatccagtgcaaccaattaccttcagaagtcacctatgtAGTAAATACACAACAGTCCTTTGCTCAACTGATTAAGCAACATCACCACAGTATTATTGTCATCGCTGCATACAATTACCCCAAGATGGAACTCTTTGCTACAGTTCTTTAAAAGTGAGCtttaaagatatatatatatatatatttaccttCATTCCAATTCTTCTGACCATGTCTCATGTCACCAGACATTTTCCTCACTAGAATAGCATGTTCCCCTATCTTTATCATTTTGAAGAGTAGCTAAGAAAAGTAGGCCTCTCTCTCACATTATTTATATTCACAGGAGAcaggaagtcatggattactaattaaaattCTCAGACCCTGTGAAAGGTCTCGGGCAAAATTTTAAAGGTCTGTCAGGTAGATTGACTATATAAGTATTGCCATGgattatgataaaaaaaaaaaaaaaacttttaaatttgttttttttcttttcagcttaATTGGAGTTTGGATTTCTCTAAAATCTTCATTTATGCTGCTACAAgtatttttaagtttttgttaTACTTCACTTTTTAAACTACTTTACCAGGAGGTGCCAAGAAGTGTGGCATTTCATGTTGCATTTAATCATGTTAACAAACAGGCTGAGTGACAACTACAACCAGACCATGAAGTTGTAGTATTGTTAATCCTCGCCTTATAACTGTAAAGCTACTGGTTGTGGACTTAGCTGACAGAAGGTACAGCACTGCATTGCTCCTTTCTGCAGCTCTGATGCAGACAGTCAACATAAAATAATCACAAGAGGGAAAGCTGAGCAACAACTTTCTCATAAAAGCTAGCAAAGTGTGCACAGCAACAGCTGGGTAGGTCAGAGGAGCATCATGGAGCTATTTGGCCACCATTACCAAACATATGctgagtaaaagaaaaaatacatttaatagaATTATAAAGTTGCCAACTCTAAAGCATTGGGGGTGGTAATGTTCTGCTTGGGGATTATGAAGTAGCCAACAGCACAGGGTTTAACGCTACCTAAAAGAAAATGGAAGGGTAGATTCTGTTAATGTTAGCAGAATCTAGGTCCAAATGTTATGCAGCCATTAAAGAAAGTGTGCTAAAGCCACTTCAACTAAACAAAGACCCAAAGCTGAGCTCATAATCCACAATGAGCTGCTTAAACTTGGCAGACTTTTTGTCTCCCCCATCTGGCAGTAGAAAGATTCCACAAACACCATCCTTGCATTTCTTTAGTATATGTTAGACAGAAAAGGTCAattaatctttctttttttctcgtCACCTTTGACACTATACTGAATGGGGGCGGGGATAACAAGTGAAAACgtgtttttatatttccagTTTCTATTCATGTTACTTTAGAAATGCCAATAAAGACACAAGATTCAAAAATATATagcatgaaaaatgaaatgtttaggTTATAATATGCACtggttttaaaagaaacaaaaaggggAAATTTTGAAAATACTACAGGTGCTTGTACTGTGTACTGTACCTTAGAAACTGCAGCAGTATGCAAAAGGGAGCAGGTGAAATATGTCAGCCAAAAAAATGTCAGCTGCTTTTAATAGCAAGATAATTAAAGtgcttaaacaaaataaaaaatcacaatCAGGGTCTGAATTTTGTAAGTATAGATGTGTCATTTGTAAAATAGTGATTGGAGAAAACAGTTTATATAGCAACTCATTTAACATAGCAAATTTAAAAGGAACATTATTTcacaataatgataaaaaaataaagtgattatttaaaaaaagcttgCATGTACTACAAGTCTGTCTGAAAACATTAAAGGGatgttttaggatttttgaAGAGAATCTACTCAAAGCTAATAATTAGACATGGAGGCTGAAGCAGCGAGTCTGAAAGAGCCAAGACCCAAGTGGAGTTCTGCTGTCTTCTTTAATGTCAAAAATGTCATAGAAGTGTTTGCTAATTATATTTGCTGAATCTTTCAAACTATTAATGGAAAAAACCCACATGTgaatgtaaatgttgacacattTAAAATCACACATAATCACATGAGAAATATGtacattaaacatgttttgcaCATAGAAAACAtggttttgaaacattttgattGCATGATGTGTAAAATGTAGGAAATCTTCCATATGTAAAATAATTTCCTATGTTTTACATATCCAAATTCTATTGTGTAGTGTCATGTAAACATGTATTTTACAGGTGAAAGCTACATTATATAACCATGTGAAAAGTAAGGGAGAAAattgttaatttaaaatgtatttgcatttttttcttacatGGTAAATATATTGTGTACTAACATGTCtgaaatgtggaaaatattttttgtagtaATGTGAACACACATTTCACATGTGGAAAGTATATTGTTTAGTAACATATGAAACACATGGGCAAATCTTCCATATGTGGAAATTGTGCATTGATTTTTACACTGCCTTACTCTTCTATCAGGTAGTTACTTTGACCAGAAAAACCTTGTGTTGTGTTCACTGAAGGTGTTTTACACAGGAAGGTTGTCGGTGGCACAACACTTCCTGCCTCCATTTCACATATGATAACATTCAGCTACTGTTTACATAACCATCCAGCTCAAAAATGATAACAGTTGAATGACTTATAAATATGGCATTAGCATTAACcactgttttatgacagaagaCCAATTAAATCTTAGTTATTTATCTTTAAATGCATATGACCCTTTAAACTGAACCTTGGCTAAGAAATCATGAACTATCTGTTTACAATGGAGTAATAATTCAgttgtaaagatttaaaaacaatcctTGGATTTTGTGTGTAAGAGCCACACCAATCACAGCGAACTCTGTGACCAGTCACGTAGAGTAAATGTAGATGGATCACGTCCTATTTCAGGCCACACAGAACCTCTTGTTCTGGGGGTCAGCCATAAAGCCTGACCTCATCACCATCTGGTGATGAGTGCTGTGGTCAGTGGCTGCCTCCCTCTCAGGCTGCCCAGTGTTTGTTGTAATGGACACATTGGAGGACAGAAACGCACCTTCTGCCATCCCTGTTTGTTTGTGCTTTGGCGGTGTAATGTGCTGCTGGAGGGGGAAGTGGAGGAATGAACTGTCGCTCTGGAGTGCTGTGAAATCCAGACTTTGGTTAATGAACAGAGAAAAACCTGCCAATTTACTGGGCAGACTTCATCTCATAATCACTTTTGTGCCTTCTGACTTCTGCCTCCTTTCAGCTTGTGAGTCTCATTTTGCTATCGTCCTTCTGCTCctcggtttttttttttctttatttgttacaTCATCTGAGATCCTTATAATCTTGTCCTTAGTTACTAGGCACCcagtctatttttttttctgtgtctcatACACGATTgtcacattttcattttgttctcCCTTTTTCTCTTGCTGTGAATTGTTTCATATTTGCAGCTTCTGGGACAAAAAGAACAACCCTGAGCCCTGGAACAAGCTTGATCCGACCTATCAGTACAAGGTGACAATTCCCATCTAACAGTATACACTTGCCCTTCCGCTCACACGCACCATGTTTCCCAGAAAGCTAATCTTGACTAGAAAGCCGCTGCTTCTCTGAGTCACGGAAAATCTAGCAATCATCATAAgcttaaaatatttccaaaatagAGTCAAACAAATTAGTGTTGGCAAAATATCACAGGATCATCACGACTGAGtcaactcaaaaaaataaaaaatcagtgGGGACAGTGCAATGGAAAAGTTTTCATGCCCCTAAACCTTTAAACTTTATTAAGTTACAACTGCAAAAATCAGTGCCTTTTATAAAATTTTACGCAATTTTACTGTGAAGTGAAAGTAAAGTGGTTTAACTATCTTTTACAAAAGTCTGAAAATTGTAGTTATGCAAGCTGTGAAGGGATTTAAagcaagctttaaacatctcacagagcactgctcAAACCATCATCAGATAATGGAAAGAGTATCGCACAACTCCAGACCTATCAAGACATGACTGTccaactaaactgacaggcaggcCAAAGAAATTcaaatcaatttatttatatagtgccaattcacaccATGTGTGGACTGAAGGCACTTTACTAAAACAAAGTGAATccaatccaatcatacagacagatctcaagtcaagtacatacattccaattgatcctagttttgtgttgactttgcagcaattcctcatactgagcctgcatgtagcaacagcagAAAGGAAAACTCTCCTTcaataggaagaaacctccagcaaaatGTGCCTCAATGTGAGCAGCTCTACCACAActaactgggggtttgagaagcacacaaaaaaacacacaaggaccaatccaggagtactttctatataAAAAGTGATTTGCAGTAGTAGCTCTTTTAGCGGCtttatctaggagagaaacataCTTAAGCAGATtagctctgagccagttttcaggtTCAGAGGATGAATAAGAGCACGTACAGTTAATCGCAGCAAAAGTTGAGCCAATTGCTATATCCCTGAACGTTTGCAAtctacaaatctggcttttattgaAGAGAGACAAGAAGAATGCCATAAAAAGCTGTGTTTggagtttgccacaagtcatgtagggaAAGCAGCAAACATGAGGaggaaggtgctttggtcaaatGACACCAAACTAACTTTCTAGTCTGAATACAAAACGCcttgtgtggaggaaaactaatcCTGTGAatccaccctgaacacaccatccccactgtaaaagatggttgtggcagcattatgctgtggagatgcttttcatcaacagggaagctggtcagagttaataggACGGTGGATGGAACTAAAGAAGGGGACAACCCTGAAAATGTTGTAATGCGAAAAAATGTGTAAACGTTCGAGAGTAATTAATAATTTGTAAGGGCGGGTAAAGCCTAATAAGAAAATGGAGACTCTAACATCATTTAGTCAAATATGGTGTAAAAAATAACCATTTGATGGGATCTCAAAAGATCTAGAATGGGTGATTTTAGAAAAAAGctaacttttctgaggatttttAAGGCTGGGGTGCTTGCCAGAAGAATAAAAGTTGCTTCAGACAAAGGTCAcgataaaacatgtttaattctCACTAGCAAGCCAAAGGTCTCACATCGAAATTCCACAGACGTCCAAGCAATAACCTTAATGAGGAGGGGGGAATGTGCGAAGAAAAGGGGAAAGGCGTTCAATAGTTGATCGATCATGAAAAGTACATGTAGAGGAAATAATCAgtgcaataaaaataacagcTTTTTAAGGTAGATAGCTACAATTTATGCAATCACACAGTGACTGTAATCCATCCAAACTGTTGGCTATGAGGCATTACAGGGTGAGAATCTAGGGGGGGAAATGACAAAAATCATAGTAAATTATGTTTGAACAGTTTTAAACCCTCTTCATTTTTAACACGTCCTCCTGAAAGCAGCACTGATGAATTTAATTTAAGCAAAGCAGATTTAAATGTATTCCACCTTCCCTCTACAGTTTGTCACCGTCAACACGGACTACAAGAGCCTGAAGAAGGACAGACCTGACTTCTAAAGGTCCTCCATGCAAGTCCAGGGGCACCAAGTTCAGCAGAACCTTCGCTTCCAGCTGTCACCTCACCTCATGTGAAGCTTTATGCCCATTTAACCCTGCCTGTACCTCTGCAATGGCAACTCTGAACTAATAATGtaacataaaaattaaaatatcacaGGATACAGATAGATGGTTGGATTTTTAGTGATCtgctttattttgtaaagctgaaCTAATCAGATGATGTTTGTAGAAGACAGGGTCAAAAACTAACTTTTAACTGACCTTTAAATATTACATGATTACATTTAGAGTTTTGCCTCTTGCATTTGTTAGAGAAAATGTCTTTTATAATTAacacaaaattaatttaaattaacagTTCATATTTTGAGCTGTTTCAGAGTTTCTTCCACAACAAGAGCAAATGATCAGAAACAAATACAAGTACAATTTTACCTATAGCCAATATGGTATATATACAGATAAGTCCAAAGTTATTCATATCCCTGGCAGATTTGTGTTTatagtaatcttttaattttaccaacatgtttcttttgaaTAATATTATTGATTTGGAATAGCTCAGCCAGAGTCATGACTTGAGCCTGACAGAGCATCTGTGGAGTGAGCAAAGGATTAGGGTTATGGTAAGGAGtctttccaacctcaaagacttggagctcatcaccaaagataaatcttctagtggaaacatgcaaaaagctggtcagcactCATGAAAGAAGAGTTTGATTGTTGTAACGCCTTTTCAGACGTTTCCACTGATTATTAAGGACAGTGCGAATAATTTGACATGCAATTCTTttgttaaaatatgaaaaacagatttttttaaaacatcgtCTTACCTTTTGAAACATgcctttataattttttttaataaaattctcGGCTGaatgaaactaaaataaaatctggatCTTATGATTAATTTTTGGGTATAACTTTATGTCAATACTTTTCAAAAGCGTTAGAAGCCTTTATGCATTAGTGGCTGGATAAGCAGtaaggcagagagagaagaagacatgcagtaaaaaCCCTGGGCCAGgatttgagactgggacagcTGCGTCGAGGATTGTAGCCTCAGCATATGGTGCGCCAGCTCTACCGCTGAGCCACATGACGCTCCCCAAGACATAAATACAACTCttagaaaaatttaaaaaatattttaaaagttttaagggcaaaatataactttttgtttttttattttgccaacTTTCGTTTCATTAGATATTGTTCATTTCTCATTATTACACTAAGACCAACTGATGCTTGCTACTAAAGCAGCGTCAGTGTGCTTTCATAATGTATGTCTGTTCCTTTTTCATACGTTCatcattaaagaaaaaagaagaaggcAAACGACTCACGTTACCTGTCGGATTACATTGGAGTTTTACTCAGTGCTTAAAACCAGCGCAAATTCTGtctttaaattttctttaaataagtcCCAATGTGACGTAAATCTCATCGGCAGTCTGGGGGTCATTTTTGTTGCTGTAGCTGCTTTTAGTCAAGGAGACCTTAGAAATGCAAAGATGCATCTGTAAATGTTCTGTGAGGTTCCTCTCTGATACACAACAATTTGACATATTTTGTTACAACCAGACAAAGTTCGAGCCAAAAAACAAAGGATGTAAACATACCAAGTCAAATGTCATTGCTTGACATTGTCAGACTGATGTGTTGGCTTCAAGGATTTTGAAACACATTTTACTTTTGTGGTTGAGTATGGAGACAATGGTTCAGTGGTGACTTGGAGATGCGTTTTTAACACCCTGTTCTAACAGATATACTGATTTTGACCTTTTGTGCCATGTTCGCATATATGTCCAAAATAAGTGAGTCTTAGAATGAGATCAGGGATGGCAGTTCTCATCTTCACAAAAGCCAATAGGTCCATCCTGTAGCAGTAGCAGCTTTACTGAATTGACCCTCAGAGTACCTAAGATAAGCTTGCAAATGTCATGTCCAGTTTCTCTCTAATAAAAACCAATATTTGATGCAATTTGTGGCATTGAGATCAGACTTGCAGACGTTACCCTTTTTTCAGGCTTGCAGCTCAAACCCAAATCAGATTTAGTTGTCAGGCTCCTctactgtggaaccagctcccagtttatGCCTCTGAGTCAAACACCCTGTCTGCTTTAAAGACTAGGCTTAAATCTTTTAACTTTTAAGTAAAGCTTGTAGTTAGAGGTTATATTTCTGCAGATATGGTGCTATGAGTCTAAGCTGATGTAGGAAATACTGACCACCTTTACTCACTTTAGTgttttctcctactactctccattGATGCATTATCTGCAACTATGCGTTTCAGCTTAGCTGTGAAACCATTTCTGGATGGAGCCATCAGCTAAACTATTGTTGCCAATAACTATGTTCTCTGTCTAAAGATGATACACTAGACtgtatttctgtgtttaaccctCTCTGTCCTggacaaagcaaataaaaaagctaTTGCTGGGACTAACTACAACACATGCACTGTTTTTCATCCCATTTATTATTGGCCCAAAACGTATCTGTTTAGCTCTGTATCTCCCCTAGTTGAAGCCAATAAAGGGGCTACTGTTGCCATTAACCCTTCACTTTCTCTTTAACTTGAAAAGAACTCCTGGATCAGCACTTCTGCATTTTTTGAGTGTCTTCTTTGTCTTCTCAAATCCCAGTTATGCCAGATGGTCACCTCGAATCAGCTGTCCACTGTGGCTACATGTTCGTTCAAGAGGAGGGATTGTGATGAAGTGAATTGCTCGATCTAATCAACTGGGTTTCCtctgaaaacattttaccaattgttataaaaactgaacttgactgcattgtttcatAACTTCGAtcaaattagaatgtatgtaattgactttgaatctgtATACATGATTGTGTTGAATTGGCTATAAAGTTCTGCATATAAACTGTATCTGGTAGTCGCATAAAGTGCCACtagatgacatttgttttaaatctgcgcaatacacataaaatgaactgaactaaatACATCCCCTCTAGCCTGAGAATGCCGTGGGATCCCTCAGAATGAGGTAGTTTTACAGTGAAaggggatgtctgggtttctctGCACGTTAAAATTCACAGTAGACAAAAAACATGCTATCAATAAATTTACTCAAGCCTGTGATCTACAAAGTGCATAGCTTAGCTACGCTCAATTGTAAACTATCATATCACACTATGCGCTACTGTGCACAGACGACTGCTAATAATTTTCAgtagaaaaaacattatttactcGGCTAATCACTTCACAAATCCAGCGCTGCTGGGATAAGTAAGTCACACATGCTGAGATATGAAGTTGCAGATAAAAAGGACCAAAATAGAAATCAATCAAGAGAAGAGAATGTTTGTGTgagtcagaaaacatttttacaccaGTGTTCAGACAGAGAGGATAAAATATAATGTTCAATCGGGAGCTGAGTAGAAATGTATTAATACTTTCGGCAAATATGCATCTCCTGGTAGCATATTTCTCCCCTGCTGGAGGAATCATTGGATGATGAAGTTTTGTCTGCGTGAGCTCATTTGTGTGCTCCTTTAGTTAGCATCAATAGACAGCAGACAACATAAAATCCTGCTCTAATGGTACCCAAACTGTCTCAATGTCAGGCCCCTGCACTCTGCTAATACACTGCTTAATAGACAATCTATGTTCCAGACCATGCATGGGTCCATTTAGGGCttcatgtgtgtctgtgtgtgcacaTTTTTAACAGCAATATGCTTCATCCAACAGTGTGGTGACCTGCCCAGCGGGTACGGTctgttattgtgtgtgtgtgtgtgtgtgcgcgtagTTGTGTGTATTCGCTTATGTCAGATACAGAAAACCTGCTGACAGGTAATCAGCAACGCCAAAGAATCACACCAGGGTATAATAGCAaggtctcacacacacacacacacacacacacacacacacacacacacacacacacacacacacacacacacacacagtacagtTATCCAGCCTCAACAGCTACACTGGTTATTGTGATTGTGTTGCCTCTGTTAATATAAAACTGTACAGATGAAGGCTCTTCAACACCAGCCATACCAGCCTCCTGATTATAATCAGCACTGTGTTttatatcctttttttttacacgTTTAAGTCCAGCGATTCATATTGTGTCATAGTGGTCAGTGTACTTGCCTTTataacatttcagaaacattttcacatccCAGACATTTTGTCTAAGGTCCAACATCATCACTTGAACCACACACTgactttatttcattattattcatttatattttccCAGATATCCGCTTCCCCAGACTAGTGTCATGGGATATAAATTCcttaacaaaaacagaaacagaaaaattttATCCAAATCAGTTTTGAATCCTGGAAATACAGCTGAATACATAAGTTCTGAGCCAGCACtacgttctatgggaagaaaGGTCAGAATATACAGAGTTCACGGCAGCAAAATAGATCTGCCAATAGCTTAATGGAAAatagaaacacaactaaacacagaagcactgagccGTGACTACTTTCTAAGTTCCCTTAACTctctttttattcttcttaatctttatttattcacaTCTTTAGGGCATTTTATACTCTTTTGGGAAAAATGTATCTAATACACAACTTTAATTATTACCTTTGAGTATTTCCAACTCAGAGGAACCCTACTGATGAAATATAGGGAGCTGAATTACTATACTCACAATGTTAGATGTTTTGGccaatttgtattttatttttttgcaaaaccCAACTTCATTGCTAACATGCATTTACGCTTAGGCTCCTGTAAGTTATAAATCAAGGCAATGGATTATTAGGGTCTTTGTAGGTtgcatttgtgttgttttttaaattgtcttCCTCAGAAGACAACACCAAATCTGTACATGAGACAAGCAGGAGGGAGACTGATAAAGGCCACCTCCACCCTGGTTACATCCTCTCTGATGAGAGAGAGTAGATATTTTTAGATGAGGATTAATTTTAATGGGTGAGATAAGAAGTCGTGAGTGGAGGAGGGTttgaataaataagtaaataggACATGCCTCAAAACAGGAGGCGACGGTGGCAGTGTTCGTGTGTGGTTGTTGTGAGGCCTTGGGCAGATCCATTGATCTGGCCAAGATAGTGAAGTTTTTCATCGCTTAACGTTTTCTCCCAGAGCAGGAACATAAAACTAAAAGATCAAACCCGAGTTTGTCTACAACTCTGTGACACAACCCAGGACAGGCCTAACAGAGCTTTTGCCTCATTTTCACTAGTTTTAGATTCCTAATTAAGAAAGAAAAGGATAACTTCCAACTCTTGAACCCCATTTTGGAGAATCGTAATCTCTTTTGATAAAGTTGCTGTGACAACGTCAAATAAACTTACTTGGACTAAGGAAAAATTGCAAGATGTagcttgtttttggtttttttaaaaatgttttattgtgaaagtgAGAAGACAAAGTTTTTCAGAACAGATTCTTTCAAGGAACACATTGGTAGACCATAAAACTCTCACAAAATGTTGCTCTGTCCAAATTGTTGGTTAGTCCAGCGCAGTATTAATTTTTCCTGgcataacaaaaacaaacatgtactTCACTAATATTACAAAACAACACAAGCTGTCCATTTATGAACACagtggcaaaaagaagagagaactGCAACACCCAATAATGCAAATATGAACAAGTACCAGTCTGCCAATGGGACTTATATGCACACAGGCGTGTTCATAGTTAGAATGGCATGAAAATAGCTTGCAGCATATAGAAAGCAGGAGAAGGATTTATGCTGAATTGTCTGATTGGTTCTCAGATTCCCTTACTGTTCCAGGAGCAAGAAGAGTTTCCAGTGAGGTAGAGGCAAACAAAGAAGActgcaggtgtgaaaaaaacaacagcaacaacatcTTTTTTTAGCTTGaggttcaggtaaaaaaaaaaatttaaaatgaatatttttgtatccaTTAGAAATGCATAATTACactaaacacacatacacagcatctcaatcactTAAACCAAAGCATAGATGGTTAAACTGTATAATTTCAACTGGTTGTAAAATCTCTACCAAAATTCCTGAAACTATATTTCCAAACCAAGCTTATATGAAAGAGAAACTGCCTCCCACAGAACATAGTTTTCCACCCATGGTAGCACAATttgccat comes from Girardinichthys multiradiatus isolate DD_20200921_A chromosome 20, DD_fGirMul_XY1, whole genome shotgun sequence and encodes:
- the LOC124856277 gene encoding cytochrome c oxidase subunit NDUFA4 gives rise to the protein MIKNMIQHAKKHPGLIPQFFFLTLGISGATLYLIRLARGPHVTFWDKKNNPEPWNKLDPTYQYKFVTVNTDYKSLKKDRPDF